A part of Variovorax sp. HW608 genomic DNA contains:
- a CDS encoding alanyl-tRNA editing protein, translating to MTDELFRSDAYLRDCEARILRVEESGIVLDRTVFYPQGGGQAGDSGWLRLADGREIAIADTRKAKDAEGKATQEIIHVPAAGQEALLDALKAGDGVTARIDWERRHRLMRFHTATHLLCHLVPQPVNGCSITPEYARLDFHMTEPLDKEALTAALAQLVAAGHPLTVGAITDAELDANPALVKSMSVQPPRGAGTVRTIRIGEAQLIDFQPCGGTHVANTREIGAVVVTKIEKKSANSRRVVLGWAA from the coding sequence ATGACCGACGAACTGTTCCGCTCCGACGCCTACCTGCGTGACTGCGAAGCCCGCATCCTGCGCGTCGAGGAAAGCGGCATCGTGCTCGACCGCACCGTGTTCTATCCGCAGGGCGGCGGGCAGGCCGGCGACAGCGGCTGGCTGCGGCTGGCCGATGGCCGCGAGATCGCGATCGCCGATACCCGCAAGGCCAAGGACGCCGAGGGCAAGGCGACCCAGGAGATCATCCATGTGCCGGCAGCCGGCCAGGAAGCACTGCTGGATGCGCTGAAAGCCGGCGACGGCGTGACGGCGCGCATCGACTGGGAACGCCGGCATCGGCTGATGCGCTTCCACACCGCCACGCACCTCTTGTGTCACCTGGTGCCGCAGCCGGTCAACGGATGCTCGATCACGCCCGAGTACGCGCGGCTGGACTTCCACATGACCGAGCCGCTCGACAAGGAAGCGCTCACCGCCGCTCTTGCGCAGCTGGTCGCGGCCGGCCATCCGCTGACCGTCGGCGCGATCACCGACGCCGAGCTCGATGCCAACCCCGCCCTCGTGAAGAGCATGAGCGTGCAGCCGCCGCGCGGCGCCGGCACCGTCCGCACGATCCGCATCGGCGAAGCGCAGCTGATCGACTTCCAGCCCTGCGGCGGCACCCACGTCGCCAACACGCGCGAGATCGGCGCGGTCGTCGTGACCAAGATCGAAAAGAAGAGCGCCAACAGCCGCCGCGTGGTGCTCGGATGGGCGGCGTGA